One part of the Rhodococcus oxybenzonivorans genome encodes these proteins:
- a CDS encoding TerD family protein produces MSTPLSKGQNGPLSVNEVVVSLELTAAADLSALLVTESGKVRSDADFVFFNQPSGPGVQLVPGPAGQAASLKVALGSVPADIEQVRAVITLDDTNSNFGRFAPPTARVADGAGNPLYEYKIEGLNSESIVIALELYRRQGAWKVRAVGQGYAGGFAALVTDHGVSVDDAPAPAPTPPPAAPTPPPAPAAPTPPPAPAAPTPPPAAPAAPAAPAAPAEVSLTKSRPVSLTKGQKVTLRKEGGVALTFIQMGLGWDPVEKRGMFGSRSADVDLDASAVLFADNNLVDVAYYGQLASKDGSIRHQGDNLTGEGAGDDEVIMVDLTRIPPHVSSIVFIVTSYRGHTFEQVKNAFCRLVDSTSQAELARFTLQGGMPFTGMVMAKVYRVGGEWKLQAIGEGIQAKHAGEAAPQLTRFLGI; encoded by the coding sequence GTGTCCACTCCGCTTTCCAAGGGTCAGAACGGCCCACTGAGCGTCAACGAGGTCGTCGTCTCTCTCGAACTGACGGCCGCCGCAGACCTGTCCGCACTTCTCGTGACCGAATCGGGGAAGGTGCGCTCCGACGCCGACTTCGTCTTCTTCAACCAGCCGAGCGGTCCGGGTGTCCAGCTGGTTCCGGGACCTGCCGGTCAGGCGGCCTCGCTGAAGGTGGCGCTCGGGTCGGTGCCCGCCGACATCGAGCAGGTGCGTGCGGTGATCACCCTCGACGACACGAACAGTAACTTCGGCCGATTCGCACCGCCGACCGCTCGGGTGGCCGATGGTGCAGGTAACCCGTTGTACGAGTACAAGATCGAGGGCCTGAACTCCGAGTCGATCGTGATCGCTCTCGAACTGTATCGGCGTCAGGGTGCCTGGAAGGTGCGGGCCGTGGGCCAGGGGTATGCCGGCGGATTCGCGGCACTCGTCACCGATCACGGCGTGTCCGTCGACGACGCGCCCGCACCTGCACCCACACCGCCCCCGGCCGCACCGACACCGCCTCCGGCGCCTGCAGCACCGACACCGCCTCCGGCGCCTGCAGCTCCGACTCCGCCCCCGGCAGCGCCAGCTGCGCCTGCCGCCCCGGCCGCCCCGGCCGAGGTCAGTCTCACCAAGTCGCGGCCGGTCAGCCTCACCAAGGGGCAGAAGGTCACTCTCCGCAAGGAGGGGGGTGTCGCGCTCACGTTCATCCAGATGGGCCTCGGCTGGGACCCCGTCGAGAAGCGTGGAATGTTCGGCAGCCGTTCCGCAGACGTCGATCTCGACGCGTCGGCAGTGCTGTTCGCCGACAACAACCTCGTCGACGTCGCCTACTACGGACAGCTGGCCTCCAAGGACGGTTCGATCCGGCACCAGGGTGACAACCTCACCGGGGAGGGCGCCGGCGACGACGAGGTGATCATGGTGGATCTCACCCGCATCCCACCGCACGTGTCCAGCATCGTCTTCATCGTCACCTCCTACCGCGGGCACACCTTCGAACAGGTGAAGAACGCTTTCTGCCGGTTGGTCGACAGCACCTCGCAGGCCGAGCTCGCCCGGTTCACCCTGCAGGGCGGCATGCCGTTCACCGGAATGGTGATGGCCAAGGTGTACCGCGTCGGCGGCGAATGGAAGCTCCAGGCGATCGGTGAGGGCATTCAAGCCAAGCACGCCGGTGAAGCGGCTCCGCAACTCACCCGCTTCCTCGGCATCTAG
- a CDS encoding ABC1 kinase family protein has translation MQEPTARPVGPYASGPPEAALTVDAVTLDRFRGAELWRAVVIGVVVVAYVLFSVASWPFRRRGRTLADAASEGLVDGFEVLGPTFVKVGQLMASSSGVFPAPLANACLRCLDDVPPVPAAEARRVIEQDLGHPVDALFAAFDDIPLAAASVAQVHACVLHDGREAVIKVQRPDIFRRMVVDLRTAYWGARILERLFEFFRIANATAIIRDLHAATMTELNSAVEADRQARFRTNIGAFGDNKGVTTPEVYWDYCGPHVICMERMYGLPLDRFPDLAHMDTRMLIRRGVKVWLESVIVHGPFHGDVHAGNLWVLDDGRIAMLDFGIVGELPESWRQILRDMFYATLIDGDFSRMARGIRSLGYVTDNPATDEEVGLQVAAALAPLLGRDLGELRLSELIMALVGIGKKWGVASPEELVLFGKQLGYFERYATELAPGWVLGQDLFLFRNVFPDAVAAKARELGIELPDE, from the coding sequence GTGCAAGAGCCAACGGCACGTCCAGTCGGCCCCTACGCCTCGGGACCGCCCGAAGCAGCCTTGACCGTCGACGCCGTCACCCTCGACCGGTTTCGCGGCGCGGAACTGTGGCGAGCGGTGGTCATCGGCGTCGTCGTCGTGGCCTACGTGCTGTTCTCCGTCGCCAGCTGGCCCTTCCGTCGCCGCGGCCGCACCCTCGCGGACGCGGCGTCGGAAGGATTGGTCGACGGGTTCGAGGTGCTGGGACCTACCTTCGTGAAGGTCGGGCAATTGATGGCGTCGTCGTCCGGGGTGTTCCCCGCCCCGCTGGCCAACGCGTGCCTGCGATGTCTCGACGACGTCCCACCGGTACCCGCTGCCGAGGCACGCAGGGTCATCGAGCAAGACCTGGGACATCCGGTGGACGCATTGTTCGCCGCATTCGACGACATCCCCCTTGCCGCCGCCTCCGTTGCGCAGGTCCACGCCTGCGTTCTGCACGATGGCCGGGAAGCGGTCATCAAGGTACAGCGCCCCGACATCTTCCGCCGCATGGTGGTGGATCTGCGCACCGCGTACTGGGGAGCGCGAATCCTCGAGCGGCTCTTCGAGTTCTTCCGCATCGCCAACGCCACGGCCATCATCCGCGACCTGCACGCCGCCACGATGACGGAGCTCAACAGCGCAGTCGAGGCTGATCGCCAGGCCCGATTCCGTACCAACATCGGGGCGTTCGGGGACAACAAAGGGGTCACCACCCCTGAGGTGTACTGGGACTACTGCGGTCCCCACGTGATCTGCATGGAACGCATGTACGGACTGCCCCTCGACCGTTTCCCCGATCTCGCACACATGGACACCCGGATGCTGATCCGCCGGGGCGTGAAGGTCTGGCTCGAATCGGTCATCGTCCACGGGCCCTTCCACGGCGACGTGCACGCAGGGAATTTGTGGGTGCTCGACGACGGCCGTATCGCGATGCTCGACTTCGGCATCGTCGGGGAGCTTCCGGAGTCGTGGCGTCAGATTCTCCGCGACATGTTCTATGCGACGCTGATCGACGGCGACTTCTCCCGGATGGCCCGCGGTATCCGGAGCCTGGGATACGTGACGGACAACCCTGCGACCGACGAGGAGGTCGGACTGCAGGTAGCGGCCGCCCTCGCGCCCCTCCTCGGGCGTGACCTCGGCGAACTGCGCCTCAGCGAGCTGATCATGGCGTTGGTCGGGATCGGCAAGAAGTGGGGTGTCGCGAGCCCCGAGGAGTTGGTGCTGTTCGGCAAGCAGCTGGGCTACTTCGAGCGCTACGCGACGGAACTTGCGCCCGGGTGGGTTCTCGGACAAGACCTGTTCTTGTTCCGCAACGTGTTCCCCGACGCGGTCGCGGCGAAGGCGCGGGAACTCGGCATCGAGCTACCGGACGAGTAA
- a CDS encoding TerD family protein, translating into MTIHLAAGQNTVLPSHSVRFQAVNASPIDVSVLVVDGNLRALSSDHFVFYNARSATGVTLDDGNVIRLNLGEVDGTASAVLCVVSVDPTADEGTPLPRSGLSATLSDEHGAPLVAFEVPLVGSETAAICLELYRRGDEWKVRAVGQGYDGGLAELLTRHGVEVDEPKPTVPAPTPAGPAAVPLDPAHSFERAWMIFEDAARSAASFRASRDYAQARLDDELSASVADQSTRNSPAAAGLQARAHERHDALLAEAQSKFAGETTQLAEELRVIDPLLPRSLATFESTSWSARDASSAMTDGLRLGELSAPDLGDLRVPFCVHYPLARPLWIVGDSAEAAPVVAALAVRMLVASAAATPTLEVVDISGSLRALTEPLAALLAAPVVTAAADISARLAALSDSVDLAEMAAHSRIADARPSPRLVILNDFPHGYGAEDAARIVHLADHGPAVGTSLIIVGDDSAAETDPGVAVLERFAQQVPSSGVLTVSDPWTGNQWILTPDRLPADPLQRASVLDSLTGR; encoded by the coding sequence GTGACGATTCACCTCGCGGCCGGCCAGAACACGGTGCTGCCTTCGCATTCGGTGCGTTTCCAGGCGGTGAACGCGAGCCCGATCGACGTGTCGGTGCTCGTGGTCGACGGAAACCTGCGCGCGCTGTCGTCGGATCACTTCGTGTTCTACAACGCTCGATCCGCGACCGGCGTGACTCTCGACGACGGCAACGTGATTCGGCTGAATCTAGGCGAGGTGGACGGCACCGCTTCGGCGGTGCTCTGTGTGGTGAGTGTGGACCCGACGGCCGACGAGGGAACACCCCTCCCTCGTAGCGGTTTGTCGGCCACACTCTCCGACGAGCACGGCGCTCCGCTGGTCGCTTTCGAGGTACCGCTCGTCGGCAGCGAGACGGCGGCAATCTGCCTCGAGCTTTATCGCCGCGGCGACGAGTGGAAGGTGCGGGCCGTCGGGCAGGGCTACGACGGCGGCCTGGCGGAGTTGCTCACCCGGCACGGGGTCGAGGTGGACGAGCCGAAGCCGACAGTCCCTGCCCCCACGCCTGCCGGGCCTGCCGCCGTGCCCCTCGACCCAGCCCACTCGTTCGAGCGGGCATGGATGATCTTCGAGGATGCAGCTCGCTCTGCCGCCTCCTTCCGGGCATCCCGCGACTATGCCCAGGCCCGGCTGGACGATGAGCTGTCGGCGTCGGTGGCCGACCAGTCCACGAGAAACAGCCCCGCCGCGGCGGGATTGCAGGCCCGAGCCCACGAACGTCACGACGCGCTCCTCGCCGAGGCGCAGTCGAAATTCGCGGGTGAGACAACGCAGTTGGCCGAGGAACTCCGCGTCATCGACCCGCTGCTGCCGCGCTCGCTGGCCACCTTCGAATCGACTTCGTGGTCGGCCCGGGACGCGAGCAGTGCGATGACCGACGGTCTGCGGCTCGGCGAATTGTCCGCACCCGATCTCGGTGACCTGCGGGTGCCGTTCTGTGTGCACTATCCGCTGGCTCGCCCGCTGTGGATCGTCGGGGACTCGGCGGAGGCCGCGCCGGTCGTCGCCGCACTGGCGGTACGCATGCTGGTGGCATCCGCCGCGGCAACGCCCACGCTCGAAGTCGTGGACATCAGCGGTTCGTTGCGCGCTCTCACCGAGCCGCTCGCCGCGCTGCTGGCTGCCCCGGTGGTGACTGCCGCCGCCGACATCTCGGCACGGCTCGCCGCACTCTCGGACAGCGTCGACCTTGCAGAAATGGCCGCACACAGCCGGATCGCGGATGCGAGGCCGTCCCCACGCCTCGTCATCCTCAACGATTTTCCGCACGGCTACGGAGCCGAGGATGCTGCGCGCATCGTCCATCTGGCCGACCACGGTCCTGCAGTGGGGACGTCCCTGATCATCGTCGGCGACGACAGTGCGGCGGAGACGGACCCCGGTGTCGCGGTGCTCGAGAGATTCGCGCAACAAGTTCCATCTTCGGGGGTTCTCACCGTGTCCGACCCGTGGACGGGCAACCAGTGGATCCTCACGCCCGACCGGCTTCCCGCCGATCCGCTCCAGCGTGCGTCGGTACTCGATTCGCTCACCGGGCGGTAA